The Sorghum bicolor cultivar BTx623 chromosome 6, Sorghum_bicolor_NCBIv3, whole genome shotgun sequence genome contains the following window.
caactagGACTAAAGGGTGATCTTTTAATCCCAGTTGAAGTCACCAACCCGGATTAAAAGTCTCCGAtctgggactaaaggtcccccaCAAGTGAATTCAAAGGGAGAGCATACAAGACATTGTCACATGTGTTGTGCAGTTGACTTGGTAAAGAAGTTACACGTGAGACAAGAGGTCTTAGGTTCGAATCTCACACACGCAAGAGCGAGATACGACCTTTACCCATCTGTCTACTAGTGTATCATGTAGGTGCCACATAATTATACACAAGTTATTGAAATGGACTAAAAGTTTAAAACCAGGGATGAATCGGACACCATACAAGCCACATGCGTTAAGATAGATTGGAGTAAAATTCTAAACTAAAAATTCTACCTCAGTCCACCTAACATACGTAACATACGTGGATTGAGATGGATTTAatgacatccaaacaaggcctaagttttgCTAGTTTGACAATGCACATGGATGTGTGAAAGATCATCACTATGGATATGGATCACCAGGTGCCCACTGATTAAAACCAAAGCGTGTCGCTTCTCCCTCTAATCACGGATTTTACAAGGTTTTCCTGATTCCTGAACACATAACGTAACTGAACACGTAGACGGAGAAAAGCTTTGGTGACACGATGCAGAAAGGCAAAAGGGTGGGATAATAAGGAAACATAGGTGGGCCGGGTGTTCCATGGCTTTTGCGATGAAGAGCATCAAAGGCCTAATAGGGCCCGGCCAACAGAGAGCGCAGCCACTGGCCAGCATGCATGTTTACCAGTACTCTCGCACGCCACAACGGCAACAACGCCAGCTATCATGCCTTGCGTTTCCTGCGGATGGAAATCTGCAGTGGAGACTGATCCAGCGCTTGGGAGTTGGGAGATTTTAACAATAACGTTCTTTGGTATCTGGCCAGCAGGCAGCAGTTCATCGCCAGTGTAGTATGGCTGAAGTGACCTCCCAAAATTGGACACCAACATTTCTTTTGTCACGGACTCATGGGGGTGCGAGCTTAAAGCTTCCACAAGCAGAATGGTAGCCCAAGTTGCATTGAGAGCACTTGATCCAATACATATGAGGTAGAGTTTTTTTTTCCCTAAAGAAAAGACATATATGAGTTTGGGGAATTTTTCTCTGACCATGGAAAATGGAAGAGAGGGACATAGAAAGGGGAAAGAAAGTAGATGATGCAGAGCTTTCGTTATGGAAGGAAATTTCCCTGTTTATTCCAGACTCTGCATATGCTGCACTGCACACGACCAGATAATTGGATTCTTGAACGTGAATAGGGAAAAAACTTTGGGTGACTACTACTGTAATGGACGGTCCAGTTGCTAACGGGGAAAAGAAAATTCTGTCCCTCGTTAAACTTCTATTCAGGAAGCGGGAGATTGGACGGACGCCTGGAGGTAATCAAGTGGTAGACAACCTTTGGATGCTAATATAATGATGCATGTACTTCAACTGAAGGAAGGTCTCAACTTTGCCCTCCCCTGGTGGACCACAGTCGATTTCAAGTGATCAAGTGCTAGCTGCCTAGcacccaaaaaacaaaaaaacaaaaaaaaaacgatGGAGCAAAAGCTCCAAAACATACCAGACTACTCTTCAGTCAGGTGAAACTGCAAGGCCCAAAGTACACACAACTCGCAGTCGCAGCCACCAGAAGGCAGAAGCGCGTGAGAGCCCGGCCGCCGGCCACCGTGCAGAACTCGTGCTGGTCCCCGGCGACGTGCCACGCCGCGCTCCTCCCCCGGATCTCATCTCCGATCAGGATCCCTGGCATGCGGGCGCCGGTAAGCACAGTTCCCTCCCTCCCTGGCTGGCTGTCCGCCATGCGCCGTGGCACCAAACCGGTGTCGCCTCGAGCTGTGGCTGTGATCAAGGGAAGGGACCCATTCCTTGCGGTTCCCAGCAGTCCCATCCGTGCGTTTGGGTTTGGATCCTGTCCCGTCCCTCCCCAACCATAGCCGTCCAATTCTGCATGATATAGGAGTAGGATCACGTCCACCTCCCCCCACGCAGTTTGGCACGCAACAAAGCGCGCTGGACTTTTGTAGCCTCGACCGGCACACTAGCTCGCTCTCGTCTCTGTCCTTGTCCGCCATGAAGCTCATGAAGCTCGGCACGCGCCCGGACTCCTTCTTCACCTCCGGGCCCGTCAGGTACTACCTCTTCCTTCCTGCCGTCCGTCCGTCCCGAGCTCCCATTGGATGGCTGCTTTTCTTCTCTGATGAAATTGGTGTGCCTCGTCCGTCGCCGATGTGGTTCCAGGTCTGTCCACACGGAGGTGGCCACCGACCTGCAAATCCAGGTGGATCGCAGCCTGTTCCGGCTCCACAAGTTCCCTCTGCTCTCCAAATGCCAGCTGCTGCAGGCTCTGTGCGCGGACACCGACGCCGTCGAGCTGCGGGGCTTCCCGGGCGGCGCGGACGCGTTCGAGGCCTGCGCCAAGTTCTGCTACGGCGTGGCCATCACGGTGGGCGCGCACAACGTCGTGCCGCTGCGCTGCGCGGCGGGGCGCCTCGGCATGACGGAGGCCGCCGACCGGGGCAACCTCGCCGCCAAGCTCGACTCCTTCCTGGCCTCCTGCCTGCTCCGCCGCTGGAGGGACGCGCTCGCCGTGCTCCGCTCCGCCGGCCGCTGCAACGCCTTGGCCGCCGAGTGCGAGGACCTCGGCGTCACGTCGCGGTGCGTCGAGGCCGTCGCCATGCTCATCACCACggaccccgccgccgccgccgccgccggcggcaacGCGGCGCTGGCGGCCAgggcctgctcctcctcctcgtcgtcgtcgtcgccgtggTGGGCGCGTGACGTCTCCGACCTCCGCGTCGACCTCTTCTGGCGCGTCATGGTGGCCGTCAAGGCGGCTGGCACCGTCAAAGGGAGAGCCGTCGGCGACGCGCTCAGGACCTACGCGCGCCGGTGGCTGCCGACCGTTTCCAGGAGCGGGTACCTGGTGGTCGAGCAGACCGACATCATCAGCACGGCCGACGAGGGGAGTTTCGATTTCGATGTGGTCGCCAGGAACAGCCAGCTTCTTGTCGAGAGGATGGTGAGCTTGCTCCCCGCCGAGAGGAACGCCGCCCCCTGCAGCTTCTTTCTCAAGCTTCTCAAGGCGGCTAACGTCCTGGGCGCGTCTCCCGCGTCCAAGGCGGAGCTCACGAGGCGGGCGGCGTTGCAGCTGGAAGACGCCAACGTGAGCGACCTCCTCATACCGTCGTGCGCGAGCGAGACGACGCTGTACGACGTGGACGCCGTGATGGCCATCCTCGAAGAGCTCGCGCTGCGGCAAGCGGCGGCGGGGGTCCCGGAGGCAAgcccgccgcacgcgcgcgGGCACAGACGGTCGCGGTCCGCCGAGAGCTCCGAGTTCGAGGGAGCGCGGCGGTCGACGTCCGCCGCGGCGTCGCACGGCGCGATGGTCAGGATCGGGAGGCTGGTCGATGGGTTCTTGATGGAGGTCGCCAAGGATCCCAACCTGCCGCTGGAGAAGCTGATCGCCATTGCCGAGGCCGTGCCGGACTGCGCCCGCCCGGAGCACGACCATCTTTACCGAGCCGTCGACACTTATCTCAGAGTACGTGGAAACAAACAGCTTCATTCCAGCTGACGCTGTCCCCTCCCGATTGATTTTTGACGCCTTtactgttcttgctggttcgaTTTACGGAACTAACAGGTGCATCCGGAGATGGACAAGGGTTCGAGGAAGAAGCTGTGCAGGGTTCTCAACTGCAGGAAGCTCTCCGAGACGGCGTCCATGCACGCCGCCCAGAACGAGCTGCTGCCGCTCCGGGTCGTCGTGCAGGTGCTCTTCTTCGAGAACgcacgcgcggcggcggcggcgctgtccgGCCCCGGGGCCAACAACGGCCGCGTCGCGGGCGTGGCGGGTGGCGTCAGGGCGTTGCTCGCCAAGTCAAGGAGGGAGGCAGACGGCGAGGAGGCGGCCAAGAACGAGCAAAGGCTCCGGCGGggcatcgccgccgccgcgcctggCCCTGACGACGGCAACGACTGGAGCGTGGAGGGGCTGAAACGCGCGGCGTCGAGGATCTCGACCCTGAGGATGAAgctggaggaggacgaggacgcgGACGCGGACGCGGACGACGAGGCGTTCGTGCACAGGgcgcgcgcggggctggtccgGAGCGCGTCCGCCCGCGTCAGGGCGCTCTGCGACTGCGCGAGCGCGATCCCGGCTGGGAAGCCCAAGCGGATGCTGAGCAGGCTGTGGCCGTCGAGCTCGTGCAGAGACGGTCACTGAGAGACCAGCACGAGAGCAATGCGGTGGCAGATCGATCGATCAAGGCACACTATTCTGGTCACGAAGGCTGTGCATGTGTACAAAAAAAAGGTGAAAGAGAACGCTGCAAATACTCAATTTGATATGCCATATGTTTGCTTGAGAGTCCTACTCTTGCATATATGATCTTTCAAAAAGAGACGCccatgtatatatttttttcaatgAGAAAAGAGGGATAAAAACGTCTGAATATCATACTGTGCAACATTTGCCGTGTTAATGTTTGATTCCAAAATACACTAGAAAGAGTTTGGATATAGAGTAGTAAAATCAACCACAGATTTATAAGATGTTTCGAAAATTCGTGCTCGGCATCAATGAAACTGCAAAACATCATGGGATCAAGACTGGTGCGTAGCACTTTCCCTGTTCTCCCCACGGAAAATGTGAGCCAGAAATAGGGCTTTGCTGTGCCAATAAGCCAAGGGCCAACCATTGTCAAATGATGGCTCGATTCTTTGGAGGACAATATCAAATGATTCTTTCACTTTGCCGCACCTACCTTAACCCCTCTCCTGGAGGCGCCGATATCATTGTTCATGAGCTCTAATCCCACTACATGCCGGCATATGATTGCAGGGTACCAACTTTTCAGAAAGGAGAATGTATGTATGTAACAGCAGAAGAAGCATAGACGCACAGAAATACAGAATCATGTGTACATGCGTTACAGATGAAGCATACTCCACGCCAGCAGCTTCTCGCAAGTTGCAAGTGTGTGTATATGCGCTTACACAACACATGGCATGGGGCGCCATCATCTCCGTCCGGGAAAAGGGAGGAGGAAAGAGAGCTGATCAGCATGGGCAGACTTTCCCCAGAGTAGCCTACAGATTTGGCTTCTTGCCCCGTTGCTCATcactatcatagcatctactaGCAGAATAGCGTCAATCAGGCCTTCGATATGATTCTGCAAATCGTTTTATCTCCCCAAGGATTGGTCGTGTCTTAGCACAGGACGTTAGTGGACTGCTGGTCACTGGATGGGAGAGTGATCTCTGATCTGGACAGGCACTCTTGCTAAGAGGCTTGGGGGACAAAGGTATATATATGAAGGGACCCCTGCCTGGCATCTCATCTGAAGGTACTATATGCTGTTGGTACGTGTTGGGTGGTAGCACCAGGGCAGTGGTGGTTTCGGTTTCAGCCTTTCAGCCATCCACTGAAAGAAACCAAGAAATGCCTCGTCCTCGTGGCTTCAAATCGAACGAACTTCCACTGATATGATATATATAACCTCAGGATGACAATGAATGCTTTTGATGCGGTGCTTCTGATAAAGGATCTTGGACTAACAAAGGTGATTATTGAAACGGAATGTCAAGAATTAGTGACTCTATGGAATTCTAGAGCTACTAATATGTGTGCTGTTATTCCATTGCTAAATCAAATCCAGGAACTTAGTGGTCAATGCACATATTTTGCTTTTCTTCATGTTAGGAGGGAAGCAAACATGGCTGTACATTATACAGCTAAGTTTGCTTTTGCCTTAAATTCTGAATGTATGTGGTTGTATGATGTCCCAGATTTTTTATCTCCATGTATTCAGCGGGACTCTGATGCTGCGAAATGAAGTAGTAGTAATATAAAGTTTCtttgttctaaaaaaaattgcgTGAATGTGCCGTTTGATATCTTCTCTCTCGAGCGATTTTGTGTGTTTGCATAACTGATTTTTTATGTGCTAGTACTATCGTGATCCTTCTTCAGCTTATAGAACAGACCTAGTAATGTCCAAACAGAAGTTTATACGTGACAGACCATGGCAAAATTTGGCAAGATTCTGAAGAGGCCCTCGGTGTCAGCGAGGCCCCTGCACGGGCCACAGGGCGCGCACGAGCTCGGCGTGGCAGGCAAGGACGGCGGCCAGGGCGAGCCCCAGCAGCGCGGCCCCGACGGCGGCCGGCGCGGTCTGGACCACCCAGCACGCCATGCTCGTGGGGACCGCCATGGCGACAGACCACTGCAGCACCTGCCCGGCCGCACCGGCCGCCCACCTCGCGCGGCGCCCGCGGTCCTCCGGGAGCGCGCACAGCGCCAGCAGCGACGTGAACAGGCAGAAGCTGCCCAGCTGCGACGCGAAGACGGCCAGGAGCACGTACTCCTCGCGCGCCGCCAGCTGCGACGCGAACGCGGCGCCTGCCACCAGGACCACGAACGCCAGCGTGCGCGCCGCCGTCGGCGAGGCGCGGGGAAACGTCTCGCGATCGCAGTCGCAGGCGTCTCCCGACGGCGGCGCCTTCGTctcggcggccgccgccgccctgggAGGCAGCAGCAACGGCTGCTGCTTCTCCACGTCGGCGACCGGCGGCTCCCCCGTCTTTGCTTCCGCTGATTCCATTGCCCACGCTGCACTGAGAAAGCCGTGCAAGAGCAATGGATTTATATATTGGATacaccgtcgccgtcgccggcatACGCTGACGCAGAAATGcgaaaaaaaaatgcataagcAGATAAGCGCCTCCACGGCGGAAACAAGGAAGACATGTCACAATGAGCAGAGGCTCCATAAGAGAGCGATCTTTACAAGGCCAGGAATGAACACACATCTGAGTATCTTAAGCAGTGACAGGAGATTAATCAAAAGAGGTAACGGCATTTGAATTGGTACATAAATTAGAAGGAAACAAAAGGAACAGCATGCACGATGTGATCCCAGCCTAAAATTTTGACCAGCAGCCAAATAATAGTAGATGTGGACACCCAGTTAGTGCTAGGCTATGACACGACCAGGTGTTTTGGTGGACCAATTCTTTGCATGTCCGATGTCCCCATAACCACATAGATTTACAATAATGTAGTTGATTCTGTGAATACAGGGAAACAAAGGCGTGTTATCAATTTGTGTGCGGCACATGGTTCAGTCCACCGTAAGTTACCTCTGTTCATATGCAGCCATTCGTTTAGCTATGGCTGATGAGAAGCACTTGACAGCAAGTTTAAATAAACACACGACTACCTCAACGGTGCAGTTCGATAATGAAATCATGAGCTAAAGCTAAGGCTTCAGCCTGTAGCTTTGCGCTTCAGAGGGGACAGAGGATACTGAGAACAGACTAATACTATCATAAAAGGTATAACCAATGCCCATGGTATAGGCTAAGTTAACCACAATTGGAACACATGAGCTGCAGTTATGAATTAAACACAGAATAGATCTACAGCTAGGGACCAAgccagaaaaaaaaattagaagggGCTGAACAAGAGTGCAACTTAGCTCTACTATAAACCCCtcgcaatagaaaaaatatataataactTGATGTAGTTTTATATTAAAAACATTAATCAACGATGAAATTCACAAAATACATCATAAAAATAAATGTTACCCCACCCTACCTTATATATTTAAGTCTAAAATTGGAAGGAGAGCACCGGGAGCTCCAGTCCCAGCAGTGGTAGGGGGGCTGGAGCCCCCCCTAGCACCACCGTTGGCTCCGTGCATGGCTATAACAAAAACTTTAAACTAAAGCATGTCATATTAAATGCCTATTTgcatagatctactcatgtggagttaTATCTATAGCAAAACTGGATTTTATTTtacatgatttttctatgattttataCTATTTTTTAAAGTTTCAGCTCGtttatgaaataaaaaaaaacacctggcgccacatcagcagccacgtAGGGCTTTGGATAGCGGCTAGGACGTAGACAAAGTTCATAGACCCAGGACCTATGTGAGAAGAGGGGAAAAGTTTAAGAACCCATAACGCATTCACTCTTTAAATAAACGTGTCAACTACCTCAACCGTGCAGTTCGATAAAGAAATCATGAGCTAAACCTACGGCTTCAGCCTGTGTAGCTTTGCGCTTCAGAGGGGAGGATAGAGGATACTGAGTACTGAACTAGTGACTATCATAAAAGGTATAACCAATGCCCATGGAATGCATTGCTTATGTACATAGACTGCCAATAATTCGtccaaataataaataatgcagAAGTCAGAGCTAAGCCCTAGACAGCAGTCAACCACAGACACCAGCAAGCCCACATAAATCAGAGGTATCACCGTATCAGAGCCGTAGAAACCTTTCATTCCGGTTCTTCAGTTTATACTTTATATAAACAGAAAGGGGCTAGGACCACACAAAGTGCAGACAATATGATGCTGTCAATGACTGTCAAATGGAGGGGCGTGATACTGTGATTACAATTACTCTGCTCGTCACTTTTTTGGACAAGACAGATCATTAAGATTCACCTTGCTCAACTCATTTGCAGCGCACAACTGTTACTTTTAATATAATCAGATTAATACTCCctgcattccaaattgtaagtcagttttggcttttctagattcataagttttactatgtatctagacataagtGTATATCGAGAtagcatagcaaaagctatgcacctacaaagccaaaacaacttacatttggaatagagggagtagaATATATGAACGCAGGGAACagagaaacaaaaaataaaCAAGATGAATTGACATCTAACCAGATTGAAAGGAGACTTCACTTACTAGTGTTCAAAGTCTTCAGAACACCAAGTATGCCTTTTTCATTCATCCTTAATGTTTACAGGTATTCGTCACGGATTAACTGAATTCACTCTTGaaaaaagccctacaactttgaGCCACTGGTGCACAAAATGCTAGTGTCATCTGGCCCTTATTGCCAATGCTGCTAATAATGAAAGGTACAACTTGTACTCACTGCTTCTGTTAGGAAATGCTATGGCGTTGTAAAATGCTATTATAATCCAGCATATGTCGGACAAACAAGTCCTTGGTTCACTGTTATGAGCTTATGCTCTGCTTCCTAGCAAGTTCaagcttttgcagcatctgccgCAGACATTTGTTCATCTACAGTGGTAAGTCCCTCAATCAGGGAGATATATGTGCTGTCATCTGGGGTGATGCCCTTCCCCACCATCTCTTTCATCAGGTTCTCGGCGTCATCTCCCTGTCCATTCTTGCATAACCCCTGTATAAGCGCATTATATGTCAAAAGTGTTGGATTGAACCCCTTATCCATCATCTTATCCCGGACTCTCAAAGCGTCCTTTATGTCACCCTTCATGCTATAGCCGCTGATCAGCGTGTTATAGCTAACAAGGTCTGGCTGGATACCCCTCTTTGTCATCTCATCAATGAGCCCACGAGCTTCATCGAGTCGCCCAAGCAAGCAAAACCCCCTTATCAGTGTATTGTACGTCACATCATCCGGAGGGATCCTCTTCTTCTCCATCTCTGCCATGATCTCAAATGCTCTTTCCATATCTCCACCTGCGCAGTGGCTATTGATCAGAGCATTGTACATGACAACATCAGGCCTGATGCCCTTCTTCACGGCCACTTTAAACAACCTATCCGTCTCCTGAACTTGGCCTTTCCGGGAGAAAGCATATATCAACGACGTGTAGGTCACTGCAGTTGCACGCACCCCTTTCCGAGACATCTCCTCAAACACCTCCAATGCTTTCTTCTCATTGCCCTCTTTGCAATACCCATTGATTAGTATGTTATAAGTGAACACGTCTGGGGAAAGACCATTCCTCTGCATCTCCTCAAGCACAGCATAAGCATCTGATGCACGTCCATCCATGAACAACGCGTGCACAAGTAAATTGTATGTAGCAACCGTCATGGCAACCCCTCGCTGTACCATATCCTCCCGGTATTGCAGAGCCACATCCAGTTTGCCCCTGTCACAGTAGCCACCGATCAATGCGTTGTACATCACTGCAGATGGCGCCACCTCTCCCTGGGTCAGCATTTCGTCGAACACCTTCGCGGCGTCCTCCATTCTGCCGATCTTGCACCACCCAGAGATCAGCGTGGCATAGGTGTACTTGTCGGGAGCAATCCCTCCGCGCTCCCGCATCTCGCGCATGACCTCCAGCGCCGCCTGGACACGGCCGCGCGCGCAGAACCCGGCTATGACGGTGTTGTAGGTGACGGCGTTGGGGCGGGGCATCTGGCGGAGCAGCTCGAGCGCGCGCACGGGCTTCCCCGTGGCGCAGAGGTGGCGGAGCATGATGTTGAAGGTGGTGGTGCAGAGCGGCAGGCGGAGGCGGTAGATGTCGGCGAAGAGCGCGAAGGCCGGGGCGGAGGGGAGCGAGGAGAGCagcgggtggagcgaggcgacgGGGATGGGGACGGAGAGCGACTTGAGCTGCGCGTAGAAGCGGAGGGAGGTGGCGTgggggcgcgcggcggcggaggcggtgaGGAGGAGGTGCGGCAGCGACGGGGACGCGGCGAGGTGCGGGAGCACGGAGAGCGGGCACAGGGCACGGTCCGCGGAAAGCGCCGACTTGAAGAGCGCGAGCGCAGCGGCCGGCGTCGGAGACGCGCGGGCAGCCGCCGCCACGGCGGCGGGGGAGGTGGGCGGCGCCATGGAGGTGGAGTAGAGGGCCTCGAGCGACTAACGGAGTGACGGGCGCGCCTTAACGGCGTTACCCGTGAGTAGTCGGTCGGGTCGGAGTCGGACGTCACGCACGTTGGGCTCGGGCGCTATGTAGTGTTCGATTGCTAGGACCTAGGAGGTGGCTCGTCTAAAAAaattcatctttttttttgagaCAAAAAAATACGGGGCTTTTCTGCTtctttgacaaaaaaaaaaggagtctGACAGAGCAAAATACAAAGAACAGTCATAGTCTCATCATCTCATAATTAAATGGAGGAATGTACTGTAGACTGGCCAACTCACCAGGTCGGATACTGATCATCTCGAATTGTGCTTATGATTTTCTCGACGAGTGCCACCCCAGTCGTAATCCACTGTAGATAGGTCCAACATCTATTTTTATTATGATTTATATCTCACAAATGATAAATTAAGCATAGACTTGTTACTGCAAAACTTTACCAGAATGATGACCAATAGAACATCACCTCGGTGACTGCAATGCTGCTTGGTAGCGACTAGCGAATAAACCATAGTGGTCGTGTTTTTCACCTTCCTACTGCTATAAAGGTACTAGCTCTATTGTGTGATTCAGAAAAATAAGTCCATCAAACCACTAAGCAAAATATTGATCATTAGTCGATTCAATCCCCTCACGAGCATCTTTGATTTTGGATTTTTCCAAATTTTCTCCCTTTTCTAGATTTTTCTAATTTTGTGGAATCCATGTGAAAGGCTTAATATTTTTGCTGAATCTttcaaaaatcataataaatcatagaaaaatcataacatgaaaattttaattttttggactcctgatgagttgatctacacagtgaatatataatatggtatactttagtacaaagtttttgctgtagctttaaatttatgtttttctgtaattaatttgaataattcatatatgcagtTCCTGTGGTCTAATTGTGGTAAAATTATTATGGTggactcattattgtatgcttgaactatggtcaaaatttcatactcattggatcacgtataacttagttatagataaagcatagatttaacaagaataaagctaaataaattgataactaagttatacgtgatccactgggtatgaaacttttaccatagttcaagcatacaataatgatcCCGCCACaaaaatttcatcacaattggatcataggaactgcatatatcaattatttgatttaattacagaaaaacatagatttaaagttacaacaaaaactttatgctaaagtataacatattatatattcactgtgtagatctactcattataagtccaacaaaattgatttttttattttatgatttttctatgatttattatgattttcaaagatttagcggaaataaataaaaatgaaaaagacaaaaccaccatccaaaaccactctagggggttattcgaccggttttgaaagttcacgGGGTAGAATATCCGATTTTATAGTTGAGGGGGTAAAGTAGTCTACCCTTAATAGTTTAGGAggctatgtagactttttccttttgaaATTTGTGTGTGTGCGCGTGCACGCGCGCAACTTGGTAGTGAATAGGGTGTGTTGTTTTGAAttgtgtttgtgtgtgtgtatgtgtgtgtgtgagagagagtgcTGTGTTTATGTGAGTGTACGTGCACTTATTTGTTTGTGTGTGTTTATTTGTTTGTGCGTGCACTCATTTTTTATCATCTTCCTAGTAATAATACATGCATAGCTCTCCTGCGTGTTGAAAAAAAATAAGTCTTTCAAACTACCGTGAAAAAATATATGAAGCAGTCATAGGCTCATAAACAAATACATTACACAACAAGGCTGACTTCACAACATCACTACAGATTACATTACACAACAACATGGATATTCCAAACAGTATCTTACGACGGGACTTGGCAAGTCGTCGCTAAACTCTCTCGGTTCTACTACTCCTACTGTACAAAATTTATCATGAGATGCTGAAATGCAGTCTTGCGCACCAAGCATCCCAGAAGGCGATGATTAACACGCTGCAGTCATATACAGAACTGGCTCCTTCTGCAGCGCCAATGTCAGCTCCGAGCCTTGTTCACGTCAGAGGAAGCCGTCCGGCCAGGCCCCCAAGGCTATCCTGTTGTCCAAAGATCTCCTGCGGATGACAACACAAACTCATGAGCGTTTTACCTCAACAACACAAGCTCGTGGCCATGCCATTTTACA
Protein-coding sequences here:
- the LOC8058713 gene encoding pentatricopeptide repeat-containing protein At2g15630, mitochondrial, which codes for MAPPTSPAAVAAAARASPTPAAALALFKSALSADRALCPLSVLPHLAASPSLPHLLLTASAAARPHATSLRFYAQLKSLSVPIPVASLHPLLSSLPSAPAFALFADIYRLRLPLCTTTFNIMLRHLCATGKPVRALELLRQMPRPNAVTYNTVIAGFCARGRVQAALEVMREMRERGGIAPDKYTYATLISGWCKIGRMEDAAKVFDEMLTQGEVAPSAVMYNALIGGYCDRGKLDVALQYREDMVQRGVAMTVATYNLLVHALFMDGRASDAYAVLEEMQRNGLSPDVFTYNILINGYCKEGNEKKALEVFEEMSRKGVRATAVTYTSLIYAFSRKGQVQETDRLFKVAVKKGIRPDVVMYNALINSHCAGGDMERAFEIMAEMEKKRIPPDDVTYNTLIRGFCLLGRLDEARGLIDEMTKRGIQPDLVSYNTLISGYSMKGDIKDALRVRDKMMDKGFNPTLLTYNALIQGLCKNGQGDDAENLMKEMVGKGITPDDSTYISLIEGLTTVDEQMSAADAAKA
- the LOC8058712 gene encoding BTB/POZ domain-containing protein At1g67900; the protein is MKLMKLGTRPDSFFTSGPVRSVHTEVATDLQIQVDRSLFRLHKFPLLSKCQLLQALCADTDAVELRGFPGGADAFEACAKFCYGVAITVGAHNVVPLRCAAGRLGMTEAADRGNLAAKLDSFLASCLLRRWRDALAVLRSAGRCNALAAECEDLGVTSRCVEAVAMLITTDPAAAAAAGGNAALAARACSSSSSSSSPWWARDVSDLRVDLFWRVMVAVKAAGTVKGRAVGDALRTYARRWLPTVSRSGYLVVEQTDIISTADEGSFDFDVVARNSQLLVERMVSLLPAERNAAPCSFFLKLLKAANVLGASPASKAELTRRAALQLEDANVSDLLIPSCASETTLYDVDAVMAILEELALRQAAAGVPEASPPHARGHRRSRSAESSEFEGARRSTSAAASHGAMVRIGRLVDGFLMEVAKDPNLPLEKLIAIAEAVPDCARPEHDHLYRAVDTYLRVHPEMDKGSRKKLCRVLNCRKLSETASMHAAQNELLPLRVVVQVLFFENARAAAAALSGPGANNGRVAGVAGGVRALLAKSRREADGEEAAKNEQRLRRGIAAAAPGPDDGNDWSVEGLKRAASRISTLRMKLEEDEDADADADDEAFVHRARAGLVRSASARVRALCDCASAIPAGKPKRMLSRLWPSSSCRDGH